In Tenacibaculum sp. 190524A02b, the genomic stretch ACCTAATGGTTATTTACACATTGGTCATACGAAAGCTATTGGAATTAGTTTTGGTTTGGGTGAACATTATAATGCACCAGTAAACCTTCGTTTTGATGATACAAACCCTGCAAAAGAAGAGCAAGAATATGTAGATGCTATTAAAAGGGATGTGTCTTGGTTAGGGTATCAATGGGCTAATGAATGTTATTCTTCTGATTATTTTCAACAGTTATATGATTGGGCAGTTCAGTTGATAAAAGATGGAAAAGCATATGTAGATTCTCAAACATCTGAAGAAATGGCTCAACAGAAAGGAACACCAACTGAACCAGGAGTTGCTGGACCATATAGAGATCGATCTGTGGAAGAAAACTTGACACTTTTTACTCAAATGAAAAATGGCGAGTTTGATGAAGGTACTCATGTTTTGAGAGCAAAAATAGATATGGAGTCACCTAATATGTTAATGCGTGATCCTATCATGTATCGAATTTTAAAAAAAGCACATCATCGTACTGGTAATGATTGGGTAATTTACCCAATGTATGATTGGACACATGGTGAAAGTGATTATATAGAGCAAATTTCTCACTCTTTATGCTCGTTAGAGTTTAAACCTCATAGAGAACTGTATAATTGGTTTAGAGATAATGTGTATGGGTATAGTAAAGAAACGTATCCATTGTCGCCAAAACAACGTGAGTTTTCTCGATTAAACTTGAGTTATACTATAATGAGTAAACGAAAGTTACTAAAAATAGTAGAAGAAGGAATTGTTTCAGGTTGGGATGATCCTAGAATGCCAACTATTTCAGGGCTTAGAAGAAGAGGATACACACCTGCAGCAATTCGTAGTTTTATTGAAACAGTAGGTGTTTCTAAAAGGGAAAATGTGATTGATGTTGCGTTGTTAGAATTTAAAATTCGTGAAGATTTAAATAAAACAGCAAATAGGGTAATGG encodes the following:
- a CDS encoding glutamine--tRNA ligase/YqeY domain fusion protein, giving the protein MSDEKKSLNFIEQIIEEDLGNGMPKENLRFRFPPEPNGYLHIGHTKAIGISFGLGEHYNAPVNLRFDDTNPAKEEQEYVDAIKRDVSWLGYQWANECYSSDYFQQLYDWAVQLIKDGKAYVDSQTSEEMAQQKGTPTEPGVAGPYRDRSVEENLTLFTQMKNGEFDEGTHVLRAKIDMESPNMLMRDPIMYRILKKAHHRTGNDWVIYPMYDWTHGESDYIEQISHSLCSLEFKPHRELYNWFRDNVYGYSKETYPLSPKQREFSRLNLSYTIMSKRKLLKIVEEGIVSGWDDPRMPTISGLRRRGYTPAAIRSFIETVGVSKRENVIDVALLEFKIREDLNKTANRVMGVLNPIKLVITNYPENTDEVLIAENNPEDENSGSREVPFSRELYIEREDFKEEANKKYFRLTIGKEVRLKNAYIIKGEGCIKDGEGNITEIHCTYDPLSKSGSGTEESKRKVKGTLHWVSIKHAVEAEVRVYDRLFSDEAPGSHKDKDFMEFLNPDSLNVINAFVEPSLQEASIGDRFQFQRLGYFNVDDDTNDGKLVFNKTVGLRDTWAKKNK